Proteins encoded together in one Anopheles darlingi chromosome 3, idAnoDarlMG_H_01, whole genome shotgun sequence window:
- the LOC125956766 gene encoding ubiquitin-conjugating enzyme E2 J2 yields the protein MTNTKPTATCRLKQDYMRLKRDPVPYITAEPLPSNILEWHYVIKGPEDSPYYGGYYHGTLLFTKEFPFKPPSIYMTTPNGRFKTNKRLCLSISDFHPDTWNPAWSVATILTGLLSFMLETTPTMGSCETTTYEKRRYAQHSLAFNMKNEVFQELFPEICEEITERLQQLEEQRKQQSATANGESATNASNGEVPGSTNDVAETPDGGLFVPGRPGADDSNIWQSLCTNLVVLGGFVVFACIVHYVIKSINI from the exons ATGACGAACACGAAACCGACGGCCACCTGCCGGTTGAAGCAGGACTATATGCGTTTAAAGCGCGATCCAG TACCGTATATCACAGCGGAACCGCTACCTTCGAACATTCTCGAGTGGCACTATGTAATTAAAGGCCCGGAAGATTCTCCGTACTACGGCGGATACTATCACGGTACGCTGCTGTTCACAAAAGAGTTCCCCTTCAAACCGCCGTCGATCTACATGACCACACCGAACGGGCGCTTcaagacaaacaaacggctCTGCCTCAGCATTTCGGACTTCCATCCGGACACCTGGAACCCGGCCtggtcggtggccaccattctgACGGGGTTGTTGAGCTTTATGCTCGAGACCACCCCGACGATGGGTTCGTGCGAAACGACAACGTACGAGAAGCGCCGTTACGCGCAACACTCGCTGGCATTCAACATGAAGAACGAGGTCTTTCAGGAGCTGTTTCCCGAAATTTGCGAGGAGATCACGGAACGATTACAGCAGCTCGAAGAGCAACGAAAGCAGCAATCCGCAACCGCCAACGGGGAAAGTGCCACCAATGCCAGCAACGGTGAAGTGCCTGGCAGTACAAACGATGTTGCCGAGACTCCCGACGGTGGCCTTTTCGTGCCTGGGCGGCCCGGTGCGGACGATAGTAACATTTGGCAATCGCTTTGCACCAACTTGGTCGTACTGGGAGGTTTCGTGGTGTTTGCCTGTATCGTGCACTATGTGATCAAGAGCATAAACATTTAA
- the LOC125956758 gene encoding mitochondrial E3 ubiquitin protein ligase 1 — protein MDCFQELVFLGIDVLVLVVCGNQYIKLRKNCRALKEAPQLPIDENLGERLRKEPDQKLKYVVIRGSVTPIGRPLHSAMSPSVTGVLQTMTLTEHRVARAVMGFWQEEKQIIHASSNEVPFRIVNGKHGVEIVNGLSAELLDMDTVYENYEPSSLSLFDHVFGLFSGVRQKGLQTTEQLLRDGSFITAVGELEVENGGLRLQPPTNGAPMFLTTATKNTLLNRLEQAKSSTLLKVLICGTISAVLVGLITRKIYKRKKMERDERKLREQLEKSRTERRSRLRPTNLTEEQRCVVCVENPKEVICLPCGHVCLCENCAARINLHCPVCRAVIETKAAAFIA, from the exons ATGGACTGCTTCCAGGAGCTAGTGTTCCTGGGGATCGATGTGCTCGTGCTGGTCGTGTGCGGCAACCAGTACATAAAGTTGCGGAAAAATTGCCGTGCCCTGAAG GAAGCACCGCAGCTACCGATCGATGAGAATCTAGGCGAGCGCTTGCGGAAGGAACCGGACCAGAAGCTCAAGTATGTCGTCATCCGGGGTAGCGTTACGCCCATCGGCCGGCCCCTCCATAGTGCCATGTCACCATCGGTTACGGGGGTATTGCAGACGATGACTCTCAC CGAACACCGAGTGGCCCGTGCCGTGATGGGGTTCTGGcaggaagagaaacaaatcATTCACGCCTCATCGAATGAGGTACCGTTTCGGATCGTAAACGGAAAGCACGGTGTAGAAATCGTAAACGGTTTGTCGGCCGAGCTACTCGATATGGACACCGTCTATGAGAACTATGAACCCTCCTCACTCTCGCTGTTCGATCACGTGTTCGGTCTGTTCTCCGGAGTACGCCAGAAAGGCTTACAAACGACGGAACAGTTACTCCGGGACGGCAGCTTCATAACGGCCGTTGGTGAACTGGAAGTAGAGAATGGTGGTTTACGGTTGCAGCCACCGACCAACGGTGCGCCCATGTTCCTTACAACCGCCACCAAAAACACGCTCTTGAATCGCCTCGAACAAGCAAAATCTTCGACGCTATTGAAGGTGCTCATATGCGGTACGATATCGGCCGTGCTCGTGGGTTTGATAACGCGCAAAATCTATAAGCGCAAGAAGATGGAACGCGACGAAAGGAAGCTACGGGAACAGCTAGAGAAATCACGCACCGAGCGAAGGTCACGCTTGCGCCCGACGAATCTTACCGAAGAGCAGCGCTGCGTAGTTTGTGTTGAGAATCCGAAAGAAGTGATCTGCTTACCCTGTGGACACGTCTGCCTATGTGAAAACTGTGCCGCAAGGATCAACCTACACTGTCCCGTGTGTCGGGCTGTGATAGAGACGAAAGCTGCCGCTTTTATTGCGTAG
- the LOC125956740 gene encoding FGGY carbohydrate kinase domain-containing protein translates to MQSSKNPFVIGVDVGTGSARAALVNSTGKVLETCVKPIRTWNDQPNYYEQSSDDIWQAVCHCVKSVCNAYKKEDIMGIGFDATCSLVALDKNMQPLTVSPSSNDHQRNVILWMDHRAEEEARTINATRHWMLNYVGGSISLEMQLPKLLWLKRHMAQTVTSLAGAFFDLPDYLTYRATGDDSRSICSAVCKWNYDAEQRVWCDEFLQQINLSDELSRADWKLIGHRVLDPGTPIGKGLSEAAARELDLLPGTAVATSMIDAHAGALALFGCRREIGAGDDEKVTSKMAIICGTSSCHMSLTEKSVMAPGIWGPYKHAIIPDLYLNEAGQSATGVLIDHIVQTHPCYGTLLQEHGSNSGIYGYLNTLLLELAKERTAGFVHRLTIDLHVWPDFHGNRSPLADPNLTGMICGLRMTKDVESLALLYLALIQALAYGTRHILDVLKSSGREPITSILLCGGLSKNSLFVQTHADVCSIPVLLPTEPEAVLLGSAMMGAYAAGLYESLESAASSMGGKATIVTPDLSEATHDYHERKYRIFQRMYLDQRGYERIMKG, encoded by the exons ATGCAATCCTCCAAAAATCCATTTGTGATCGGTGTCGACGTGGGCACGGGCAGTGCCCGCGCAGCCCTGGTCAACAGTACGGGAAAGGTGCTGGAAACGTGTGTGAAACCGATCCGCACCTGGAACGATCAGCCCAATTACTACGAGCAATCATCGGACGATATTTGGCAAGCCGTTTGCCACTGTGTCAAG TCTGTCTGCAATGCCTACAAGAAGGAAGATATTATGGGCATCGGGTTCGATGCGACCTGCTCGCTAGTTGCGCTGGACAAAAACATGCAACCGCTAACGGTCAGTCCTTCGTCGAACGATCACCAACGAAACGTAATCCTCTGGATGGATCATCGGGCGGAAGAGGAAGCGCGGACGATCAACGCGACCCGACACTGGATGCTTAACTACGTTGGAGGAAGCATTTCACTCGAGATGCAGCTACCGAAATTGCTCTGGTTAAAGCGTCATATGGCCCAGACCGTGACGAGTTTGGCCGGAGCCTTTTTCGATCTTCCCGATTACCTGACGTACCGTGCAACCGGTGACGATAGTCGATCGATTTGTTCGGCCGTCTGTAAGTGGAACTATGATGCGGAACAACGTGTCTGGTGCGACGAGTTTCTGCAACAGATTAACTTGTCGGACGAATTGAGCCGTGCAGATTGGAAGCTTATTGGGCACCGGGTGCTTGATCCTGGTACACCTATTGGCAAAGGTCTATCGGAAGCCGCCGCTCGAGAACTTGATTTACTACCGGGAACGGCGGTTGCGACATCTATGATCGATGCACATGCCGGTGCCCTTGCACTGTTCGGATGTCGCAGGGAGATTGGCGCAGGCGATGATGAGAAGGTTACATCGAAAATGGCCATCATTTGTGGTACTTCGTCGTGTCATATGAGCCTCACGGAGAAGTCTGTGATGGCACCCGGTATCTGGGGCCCATACAAGCATGCCATCATCCCGGACCTCTACTTGAACGAAGCAGGACAGAGCGCTACCGGTGTGCTGATTGATCATATCGTGCAAACACACCCGTGCTACGGTACGCTGCTGCAGGAACACGGCTCCAATAGTGGCATTTATGGGTACCTCAACACACTCCTACTGGAGTTAGCAAAGGAACGAACCGCCGGATTTGTACACCGtttgacaatcgatttgcatgtTTGGCCGGACTTTCATGGCAACCGTTCACCGCTAGCGGATCCCAATCTCACGGGAATGATTTGTGGATTGCGAATGACGAAAGACGTGGAGAGTTTGGCGTTGCTTTACCTCGCACTCATACAAGCATTGGCG TACGGTACCCGTCACATACTGGATGTGCTAAAGTCATCTGGCCGGGAGCCTATTACATCGATTCTGCTGTGTGGAGGTTTAAGCAAAAACAGCCTCTTCGTGCAGACGCATGCCGACGTTTGTTCTATTCCGGTACTGCTACCTACTGAACCAGAAGCCGTTCTACTAGGTTCGGCCATGATGGGAGCATACGCTGCAGGTCTTTACGAAAGCCTGGAG TCAGCTGCATCGAGCATGGGCGGTAAGGCGACAATCGTTACTCCGGATTTGAGTGAAGCAACTCACGATTATCACGAGAGAAAGTATCGGATCTTTCAACGCATGTACCTTGATCAGCGGGGGTACGAACGTATCATGAAAGGCTGA